ACCTAGCTTTAAAGGAAGCCCGTGGTCACGCGCGAGTTGCTGGGCGACGGCGCTTAGTGTTCCCCCGGCGGAGATGCCTCCGATCGAGATGGAGTCTGGACGAATGTTAATCTCACTCCCGTGGCGATGCACCTGCGTTAAGATGTCAGTGCCGGATATACAAGGGCTAAAATGGAATGGAATTTACAACTCACCCAACGGATAGCCGCCCAGGCGTCGTCATGCCCTTTTCCAAAGGCGTTCTCTGCCATGAAGAGTCAGTAGCTGCTGTGAATGGCATAGTAGAGAACACACCAGGGCAGTGTCTATAATTGACATCAATGACCATAATCCCAAGTCGATTCCGCCACTCCATGCAGAGTTCGGCGTCGCCAGTCAGATCACCAAAAGTGAATCCTCCACCTACAGTATGTTAGCCTTTCGGTCTtgaacatggccaagatAAGAATGCAACGCACCATGAAAGTTGATGTGAACTGGGTACGGCCCTTGGCCAAACGGCGACTTGCTGGCGTCGGGGTGATAGCATCTCGCAGTGATCTCATGGCCATCGTCTGATTTGATCTTGATATCTTTGACAAAAGGCTCGTTGGAGAAGTCACGGCACCAGGGTGAGGCATACTTCTTGGGGTTGGCGCGGATGTCGGCAATGGAGACGGAGTGAGTCGCTGGCTTGTTCGCGAGGTGAAGATTGTAGTATTCGATAAAGTCCTTGTCTAGACGATCAAGAAAGCTGGGATCGATCGGATTCTGAAGGGCGTGAGCAGAGCTCGTGTTCCTTGGGGTCTCGGTGGTGAGAGCGGGTGCCATGTTGATAGACTTTGTTACAGGAAAGAGGTCTTTTTTGTTTGGATTATGTTGCAAATGTGAGGCCAGCGGCCAATACTTTGTATTTATGTCATCCGACCTTTGGTCGGCTTCCTCAAGGATGCTTGTTGATCGGTAGCTATATGAATAGCCGATCGGCATCATAAATTCCCTCGGGCCAAGAGTAGAAAGCGTTTCTAAGCCGGGAATAGATCGAAAATACCCCCGGGGTCACAGGGCCAACCTGTTGACAGCTGTAACCACACGGTTCCGACGTCCATCGGCATTGCCGACGAGTCACACGCAACTAGGCGCAGCGAGGCGTAGAGGTCGGGCAAGTCCACCACGGAAGGAAAGCCGTCTCCTGGTTCAGGCCTGAAGTCCCGGGATGTGTCCTCTCCAGATGAATCAGAGGCTTCGGCGGTGGGTTCGTGGGCTAGATCACCGAGATATGCGGCTCGGTACATGGCCTGCATGGCATTCAAAGCCGAGAGCCAGCGTTTAGCCACCTTCCAGTCATGTTGCCAGGAGACAAAGATACGACGGATCGTTTCTAGATAGGATTTGGCCTGATTGACTGTCTCTTCGGCCGAAAAGGCTTCATCGCCAGCATAGATGACCCAGAGAAAGGTGTTTACCGCCGAGAGGATTGAAGCGGCGACCCATATCGATTGGAGTGCGGCTTGACTAGGCCGATCTGACTCCAGTATCGCGATGAGCATCTCGCCGATAGCCATGGCATTTGGGACGCATGTCTCGATAAGACAGTTTTCACGATGAAAGTATGACCAGCCAGCTGCGTCCATACGTCCACAGAGAACAGTAAATCCGTCCAGTTGTGGTAGATATGCTTGGTGAGCTACACACAGTGAACTTCGTAGTAGCATGTGCATCGAGGCAAAGCCTAGCCCCTGGCCAAGATCACAATGGTTGTGGTAGTTCTGAATACTCCACTGCAAGCTGGGCCCCAAGGATGAGAGCCAATCTTGGAGGGTCGAGGTTAGTTGGAAGAACAGACTCTGCGGGTCAGTGGGAGGATGCTTATCAAGGTTCCTCCGACAACAGACGTTAAAGTCAGCCAGCTTGCTCCAAAGGTAGACGGTGCGGATGAAGTAAGGAGCTAGACCGATCTCCGAAGGGTATCCCGCAAAGGACTGGATCCCTTCAAGAGTCAATCCTCTTGACCCCTCCTGGTAGGCAAGGGACGTATCTGTGCTCGGGAGGGCTATTCCGATATTCACTTCCGATAGGCAATGCGGCTTGCACAAGAGGGATGCTAGGGCTCTGTCGAGGAGCAAGCATGCCCAATACGTGCGGCGTCGGATCTCTTGCTCTCTTGGGCCATACCTCTGATGGTAATCCTTGTTGAGGCGCATGATCTGGGCCATCCGAATAGCGGTCCCGGCGTACATCCAGTGCCGAGATCCAGAGCCGGCGAGAAGCTCGGCAACGGCTAGGACCAGATATCCTTGGATGTGAGCGACTGTGAGAGATTAGCGGCCGAAGTGGTGACTATGGGCGAGCAATTGCATAATGGTACCCTACCACTCGGTTCATCCGATGAAGCTTTGGCCTTGGACCGAGCCATCTGCGAATAACGCTTCCAGATTTCCTCCCCGCTGGATAATTGGAATCCTTCGGTCGCTTCCTCTGGAGTCAGGTACCGGGCACagaggcagatgatggagtACACAAGGAAGGGTTTACAATGATAGTTGGCTTCGAAATCAGGACGATAATCAAAAGAGCAAAAGTCGGATGCAAAATGCCTGGTAAAGAAGAGCTCAAAGCAACGCCGCACAGCTTTGCGGCTCATGGCAGTATCGCTCACATCAGGGCAGCTAGCAGTTCCTGATGACGGTATGGACACCGGAGTATCAACCTGGTGCTCCTGAGGTGATGGTATCAACTCGGGTTgtggcgatgatggccatAGGCACGGAACTCCAGCCGATGCACAGAACCTGCAGCGAGGCCGTACTCCATCGCACTTGGTCTTTCGGCGCCGACTGGATGGTAATCACAACGTCAGATTTTGCGGGGGATCATCATGACAGGTCTGGGGAGCATACCACGTCCCACATGCTTGTGGAGTTCGTCGGGGGACTCTTCGTCGTTGGCCAGTATTCATGCTTGAGTCGGTGACATGAAGTGATACCTGTCGGTCCATGAGGATGCTGGTCTTCAGAAATACCGGCTTTTCCGTCGGAAGCGATCGGACTATGGCCTGGACAAGTGCGGGGGTTGATCGGCTTCTTCGGCTCATCCGATGAGGGAGCTTATCGGTATCTTGTGGTGATATGGGATCTACTTGGAACTTGTGGAGAGATAAGCTTAACTAGATGGAGATGGGTTCAATATCAGATATGGTGGTTGCGATGGGGTATAAGATTGCATAAGAAGCTTGGGTGAGTTGAGCTTCCAATCCAATCATTTCAGATCTGGTTCATTAATCTGCCTTCACAGTTCTTTTTCTAACCATCATGACTATTAACAATCCTGCCGCGATGGCTCCTAAGCCGTCGGAAGATCTTGAGCTTCAAAAGGCCCCCTCTAAAGACCTAGACATCGAGGTCGACAACGGGGTGGCCGAGTTCCACCTTGACGAAACTGTCGTCCGGTCTCTGAGGCGAAAGGCCGATTTCATCCTCATTCCTATCTTGGCTATCGGATATCTGATGAAGTAATGCCCAGTAACGATCCCTGGTAACAGCACATTTGATTGACCAGGATGAATAGCTCGCTAGATCGCAGCAATctggccaacgccaacacTGCTGGCCTTGAAGATGATCTGAACATGGTCGGAAGGCAGTACAACAATGTTCTCACCTTCTACCAGATCCCATTCGTCGTATTCGGGCCTGTCATTGCCATGTTGACTCGCATCATTGGTGCCAAATACACCATCTCGGGAATGTTGTTTGTCTTTGGTGTGGCCTCCTTAGCTACCGGTTGGGTCAAGGAATATCATCATCTGATTGTTTGCCGTGTCTTTGTGGGCACTTTTGAGTCTGGGTTTCTTGGATCGTAAGCTCCCCATCTTTGGCAGAGTAAAGGCGGTACTGACACATTTGTTTCACTAAGGGTCATTTACTACCTCTCCATTTGGTATACTCGAAAGGAACTGGCCAGTCGAATCGGCAtcttctacgccgcattgACCGCATCTTCTGCCTTTGGCG
This genomic interval from Fusarium keratoplasticum isolate Fu6.1 chromosome 9, whole genome shotgun sequence contains the following:
- a CDS encoding Abhydrolase-3 domain-containing protein, translating into MAPALTTETPRNTSSAHALQNPIDPSFLDRLDKDFIEYYNLHLANKPATHSVSIADIRANPKKYASPWCRDFSNEPFVKDIKIKSDDGHEITARCYHPDASKSPFGQGPYPVHINFHGGGFTFGDLTGDAELCMEWRNRLGIMVIDVNYRHCPENAFGKGHDDAWAAIRWVHRHGSEINIRPDSISIGGISAGGTLSAVAQQLARDHGLPLKLAVLAVPCTVIHDTPATPEESPFASFAENALAPCLNWKRIVYFRDHWASTTEEERAAFFARGEAFLSPLKGDLTGVCDTFVCTAGCDPLRDEGEQYGRRLVESGVKTTVRRYTGVPHPFMHMAGVRKAQMFMDDVTEELKRVHHA
- a CDS encoding Zn(2)-C6 fungal-type domain-containing protein, which codes for MSRKAVRRCFELFFTRHFASDFCSFDYRPDFEANYHCKPFLVYSIICLCARYLTPEEATEGFQLSSGEEIWKRYSQMARSKAKASSDEPSVAHIQGYLVLAVAELLAGSGSRHWMYAGTAIRMAQIMRLNKDYHQRYGPREQEIRRRTYWACLLLDRALASLLCKPHCLSEVNIGIALPSTDTSLAYQEGSRGLTLEGIQSFAGYPSEIGLAPYFIRTVYLWSKLADFNVCCRRNLDKHPPTDPQSLFFQLTSTLQDWLSSLGPSLQWSIQNYHNHCDLGQGLGFASMHMLLRSSLCVAHQAYLPQLDGFTVLCGRMDAAGWSYFHRENCLIETCVPNAMAIGEMLIAILESDRPSQAALQSIWVAASILSAVNTFLWVIYAGDEAFSAEETVNQAKSYLETIRRIFVSWQHDWKVAKRWLSALNAMQAMYRAAYLGDLAHEPTAEASDSSGEDTSRDFRPEPGDGFPSVVDLPDLYASLRLVACDSSAMPMDVGTVWLQLSTGWPCDPGGIFDLFPA